The genomic interval AAGCCATGGCTCAGGCCATGTCCAAAATCTATAGCTGGGAAAAAATGGAAAAGGTCTTTTCCAAGGTCTATACCGATGTTTTCTCGGCTCAGGAACTGAATGATATGGCTGAATTCTATCGTTCGGACGTCGGCGCTGCGATGCTGAAAAAGCAGCCTGAAGTGATGCAAAAGACCATGCAGGTGGTGCAGCAGGTGAATCAGGAGGCTCAGCCGAAAATGATGGCCGAGATGGAAGCCATCATGAAAAAGCATCGCGTTAAAACCGCCACGGGCACACCTCCCGAAACCGCGCCCGTGAAGAACTGATCAAAGCTGAAAAATTTCGTCCAGAATAAGCGCCACCCCATCCTGATTGTGATGGGGGGCCACCCGATCCGCCACCGCCTTCACTTCATCATCACCATTCTCCATGGCAATCCCAAGTCCTGCGGCTGCAATCATCTCCAGGTCATTGGCTCCATCACCGATCGCGATGACTTCATCCATGCTGATGCCCAGATGCTGGCACACAGTGGCCATGGCCTGGCCCTTGTTCGATTCAAAGGCGCTCAATTCAATCCACGGATACTCGCGGAAATAGGTGAAGTGCACAAGGTCACCGAACTGCTCCTGCAGCGTTTCATAGATCGTGCGCCGGTCTTCGCGCGCATGCACCAGGATCGACAGCACCGGCCCCTGAGGCACCTTATCATAGGTGAACATGCTGGGCTTCTTCCCATACATGCCGATGAACTCATCGATCACCGGATCATCCTGCAGCGCATAGAATCCTTCGGCTTCATCCAAAAGAATATTCTTCACGCCTTCGAGTCTCCGGCACACTTCCAAAAGGCTGTGCATGGTTTCAAAGGGAATGATCTGCGCGGCCAGCGGCTCACCATAAAGGCTCTTATGCACCATGCTGCCCGACAGCGATATCACAGGGGATGGACTCTGAACCGAGGCCACGAGCTGACGAATGGATTCCACGGGGCGGCCGGTGGCGATCACCACATGCACGCCGCGCGCGACCAACTTTTTCAAACACTCGCGATTGCGATCGGAGACCTGCGCCTGGCGGTTCAGCAGAGTTCCATCCAAATCAATAAACACGGCCTTATACGGGAGCATCATCATTCCTTATCAGCTGATTCTGAGGCAGTGCTGTCATGAATTCAGGTTCACTCAGGGCCTCGAAAATGGTCTTATCATGTTTCTTTTGAAAATCGCCGGACCTAAGACCTGCACTCGTGCAGCCCAGCCAGCGGCAGTAACCTTTGAATACGCGTGGACGACTCAAAATCAGAGCCTCGTCCTGATGCGGCTCCACTCCAGTATAATTCTGCGGCTTCACGACCGCCAGCCATGCGACGGGCAGACTGCGAAGGTCAACCTTCATGCGCTTGCTGAATTCGCGCCAGAACGCAGACTGATGCACCTCGCGTGGCACCGGCGCAAAAAAGTGGCACCAATCGTTCTCGCGTCCGGGCTGAAGGGCGCCGCAACTTTTCTGATGCCGGCACGGCCCCAGAATGTGGTGACTTTCAAGCAGCGCCTCACGCACCCGACTGAGTCGGCGACTTTCCAGGCTGCGTCCAGGCTCCACCCAAAGCACGAGGGCCGCAGCTGCCGCGAGTTTTTTCAGTTCTTCAAAACTCCTGTCATCCAGCTCGGACAGCACATGACTGACAAGCAGCACGAAAGGTTCGGCAGGAATCTGCATCGTCTTCAAGAGCACGACGTCCGCCTCACGGCATTCCTTCTGAATCGCACCGGCCGCAAAACGCATGGCCCCGCTTGATCGATCAAAAAGGAAAACCTTGGGCTTCGGTAGACCCACGCTGCCAAGGAAACTTCGTGTCGCGATCCCCGTGCCGCAGCCCCAGTCCACTATCGACGTGACACCGTGCAGCCGGGGCCAGCGCGGCGCAAGTGTTTCCAGCACGGCCAGCCATTTCCAGCGAATTCTCTGGGCTAGCGTTTGATCGTACGCGCTAAGCCAGCGTTCATCGTGCCAGTAATCCGGCAAATGTCCGTCGGTGTCCAAGAAACCTTGGCGCATCTTCTGTATGAGGTCCCAATCCATTGGATTATCTCGCCTGATCAAATGGGCGCAAAGAAAGCCCGCTGCAATATTTCGCCTGATCAAATGGGCGCAAAGAAAGCCCCTACACTAGGGATTTTTGGAAGATTTGTCCATGTGAAGTGAACTATCCGGCAGGATTACTCGTTGCTAACTTTCGGCTGCAGTCGACTCAGAATCTCTTCCAGCATCTCGATCGAAAAATGAGCTTTAATATGCTCGAAGTAGAAAGTATCCGCACGTTCCGACTCAGGCTTGGTCTGATGACAGAGCCTGATCTGTTCGACCAGCTCCAGGCGGTAAGCCTGCTCCTCCTGACGTTTCAAACGGTATTTTTCCAGATT from Oligoflexus sp. carries:
- a CDS encoding Cof-type HAD-IIB family hydrolase, which gives rise to MLPYKAVFIDLDGTLLNRQAQVSDRNRECLKKLVARGVHVVIATGRPVESIRQLVASVQSPSPVISLSGSMVHKSLYGEPLAAQIIPFETMHSLLEVCRRLEGVKNILLDEAEGFYALQDDPVIDEFIGMYGKKPSMFTYDKVPQGPVLSILVHAREDRRTIYETLQEQFGDLVHFTYFREYPWIELSAFESNKGQAMATVCQHLGISMDEVIAIGDGANDLEMIAAAGLGIAMENGDDEVKAVADRVAPHHNQDGVALILDEIFQL
- a CDS encoding small ribosomal subunit Rsm22 family protein, coding for MRQGFLDTDGHLPDYWHDERWLSAYDQTLAQRIRWKWLAVLETLAPRWPRLHGVTSIVDWGCGTGIATRSFLGSVGLPKPKVFLFDRSSGAMRFAAGAIQKECREADVVLLKTMQIPAEPFVLLVSHVLSELDDRSFEELKKLAAAAALVLWVEPGRSLESRRLSRVREALLESHHILGPCRHQKSCGALQPGRENDWCHFFAPVPREVHQSAFWREFSKRMKVDLRSLPVAWLAVVKPQNYTGVEPHQDEALILSRPRVFKGYCRWLGCTSAGLRSGDFQKKHDKTIFEALSEPEFMTALPQNQLIRNDDAPV